In Dehalococcoidia bacterium, a single window of DNA contains:
- a CDS encoding ASKHA domain-containing protein, with product MKTFTVTFLPEGKSVQIAPGKTIMEAATAAGVPINSICGGDGVCGKCRVTVRSGKVTAEPNEFLTRREIQRGVALACQTFPEGDVVVEVPLESRVGAVPRLEAEDAVRFAPVAQWVGEGAPYAHDPLSRKDYLRLPPPALDDNISDQERIYRELRRRRHIPIMQTGLAILRQMPSVLRGSNWEVTVTTGQRGGTVEVLQIEPGDTSSHNYGVAVDVGTTTVNAHLVDLASSQTIGAQAKYNSQISYGEDIISRIMYANTDEKLHTLRQCVVNDINDLIAALTVETKTRLQDITYVMCAGNTTMTHLLLGLEAANIRREPYVPTASFAPVIRAAEVGIKINARGLLGVIPCVASYVGGDLVADVLVAGINDSDEVCLLIDMGTNGEIVMGNRDWLACCSASAGPAFEGGGITCGMRATHGAIEHITLERGCEIAAAGVIGGEKPLGLCGSGLIDLVAELHRTGCIDRSGRFVPDAAGHRLRLDGGQAELVVVPGSATALGRDIVITEADIASFIRAKGAIYTAAEALLRHTGLDFTDVQHVYVAGGFGNYLDVRKAIRIGLLPDLPIERFQFIGNGSLQGAKMGLLSRQALEVMERRIAPNMTHFELSTDPQFMNEYTGSLFLPHTNIEKFPSVEREQSGISVR from the coding sequence TTGAAGACCTTTACAGTAACGTTTCTCCCTGAGGGCAAGTCGGTACAGATCGCCCCGGGCAAGACGATCATGGAGGCCGCAACGGCGGCCGGCGTGCCGATCAACAGCATTTGCGGCGGCGACGGCGTTTGCGGCAAGTGCCGCGTGACCGTCAGGTCCGGCAAGGTGACTGCCGAACCTAACGAGTTCCTCACGCGGCGCGAGATACAACGCGGCGTTGCGCTTGCCTGCCAGACGTTCCCCGAGGGCGATGTCGTCGTCGAGGTCCCCCTGGAATCGCGAGTCGGCGCCGTCCCCCGTCTCGAAGCAGAGGACGCCGTCCGCTTCGCCCCCGTCGCCCAGTGGGTCGGCGAGGGAGCGCCCTACGCGCACGACCCGCTTTCCCGCAAGGACTACCTCCGGCTGCCGCCTCCCGCCCTCGACGACAACATCTCCGACCAGGAGAGGATCTACCGCGAGCTGAGGCGGCGACGTCACATCCCCATCATGCAGACCGGCTTGGCCATACTCAGGCAGATGCCATCGGTGCTTCGCGGAAGCAACTGGGAGGTCACCGTGACCACCGGCCAGCGCGGCGGGACTGTGGAGGTCCTGCAGATCGAGCCCGGCGACACCTCTTCTCACAACTACGGCGTCGCCGTCGACGTCGGCACGACCACCGTGAACGCTCACCTCGTGGACCTCGCCTCGTCGCAGACCATCGGCGCACAGGCGAAGTACAACTCGCAAATCAGCTACGGCGAAGACATCATCAGCCGCATCATGTACGCGAATACGGACGAGAAGCTGCACACTCTTCGCCAGTGCGTGGTCAATGACATCAACGACTTGATCGCAGCGCTCACCGTGGAGACGAAGACGCGGCTCCAGGACATTACCTATGTGATGTGCGCCGGCAACACGACGATGACGCACCTCCTGCTCGGGCTCGAGGCCGCCAATATCCGGCGTGAGCCTTACGTCCCTACCGCCTCGTTTGCGCCCGTCATCCGCGCGGCGGAAGTCGGCATCAAGATTAACGCCCGCGGACTGCTGGGCGTCATCCCCTGCGTCGCCAGCTACGTCGGCGGCGACCTGGTAGCCGACGTGCTGGTTGCCGGCATCAACGACTCGGACGAAGTCTGCCTGCTCATCGATATGGGAACGAACGGCGAGATCGTTATGGGCAACCGCGACTGGCTCGCCTGCTGCTCCGCCTCCGCCGGCCCCGCCTTTGAGGGCGGGGGTATCACCTGCGGGATGCGCGCCACGCACGGCGCCATCGAGCACATCACGCTGGAGAGGGGCTGCGAGATCGCCGCCGCCGGAGTCATCGGCGGAGAGAAGCCCCTCGGTCTCTGCGGCTCCGGTCTCATCGACCTGGTGGCGGAGCTTCACCGGACGGGGTGCATCGATCGCTCCGGCCGTTTCGTTCCCGATGCCGCCGGGCACCGCCTGCGGCTTGATGGAGGACAGGCGGAGCTAGTCGTCGTTCCCGGCAGCGCTACGGCGCTCGGGCGCGACATTGTGATTACGGAGGCAGATATCGCCAGCTTCATACGGGCGAAGGGCGCTATCTACACAGCGGCAGAGGCCCTCCTCCGCCACACAGGGCTCGACTTCACGGACGTGCAGCACGTTTACGTCGCGGGCGGCTTCGGCAACTACCTCGACGTACGCAAGGCGATACGCATCGGGTTGCTGCCGGACCTGCCCATCGAACGCTTCCAGTTCATCGGCAACGGCTCGCTCCAGGGAGCGAAGATGGGGCTCCTCTCACGCCAGGCGCTTGAAGTAATGGAGCGGCGGATTGCGCCGAACATGACTCACTTCGAGTTAAGCACTGATCCTCAATTCATGAACGAATACACCGGCTCGCTGTTCCTGCCCCACACCAACATCGAAAAGTTCCCGAGCGTGGAAAGGGAGCAGTCGGGCATATCCGTACGCTGA